The following is a genomic window from Solanum lycopersicum chromosome 6, SLM_r2.1.
cgtGTCTGTTCagagaaatctgttcagacccgttTATTcgagaaagttgtgtcttttggaaaaaataacaacttttcaaaaaaatgtatttgttaggaaaataacgatttttcggaatgttactgttatccataaatttataagagataatattaacatgatttatttgatttaacaaaaactgattaaataaattttattcaaaaaatttatcaatcaatcacatccaAAGCCGAGCGATGACGGCGCGAGGGGACATCTTCTTCTTAACTCTTTAAGAAGTAACGAaagtgtttccttatataaggacaacaattttcctttcttttgtcGATATGAgataaatgacttttcatttttcctccaaaatgattccctcacttttcatattctctcttttcttttctcatttaCACTTGCTAAATCCCAATGGAAGGGAATTTGTTATTTTGACTACCTGAGTAGTATATTCCATTGCTCCTCCTTTTGTAAAGTAATTATAATctgaatatgtttttttatttaataactaCATAGGCACATATTATATTTTGGCTTTATTAATTGAGAATCTCTATGATTAGGGgtgtatattgaattttatcaatctaatatCAACTATCTATTTCATAATCCATTAATATACAAGTTTAAATTTGAGGTTGTGCTTAATAAGAATTTACTTCTATTATTATGAGCTAGTTTTATTGATAATCatctaattttaaatttcttacgtaaaaatatgttttctaattttttttatcatataaaagTCTTTTGATTTAAACTATACCATACACCAATAACTAGATATGACTTTTCTCCTATAAAGGCTATTCAACTTGAgccaaattaataaataattaaatctcatttgttgatattttatagtACTAAAGATAAGAATATGACtctctattatattttattatatatagtaCAAGGGAttcaaatatgatataaaaatcaCATATTCAATCATCTGTATgttatattatgcaaaaatacttcaattttaGTTATATGAATCTGAGTCACATCTTCAATCATATGTACTTtaaattcatacaaaaataatttcagttttaattatatacatttaAAGTTCAATCATATACGTGGCCTCTCAactttcaataatatttttgcaattttaaaagacgtatatatttatatttatccaAAAATTAGTAAAGCaaacttataaattttcaaGCACTGTGAATTCAACTAAAATGATGATCTCTAAATTGGTTTAACGTGTActcaattcaaatataatttaaatcttcatacaaaatttaacgtattacaaattaaattcaagaacaaaatttAATAGTTAATGCATTACACAACTCTTCATATACTAGGACATGTACTTATTTAAAATTGGATTTTGAATGACCCTTATATAGAAACTTAATACGTGGAGAAGCTTCTAATCGAATTTTATGCTACAGTTTTACTTATGATCTTATTTTCAATTCTCGAacttcgatatatatatatatatatatatatatatatatatatatatcattatcaAGGTGTTTGAGATAAATATCACGTCCTTGATGAATTTCACATGACACTTTCCACTTCTAACTAGCAACATACATTAGTTACAACCCGAAATCTTGTAGTATTCAACTCATGTTAGTAACCACTAAAATCATACCTTAATCTTTAGCCTGAACTTATTTATAGCCCCCTAAAGTTGATatcaattttcacttagacatCTCAATTagactttatttattttagatatctCATGTTGAGTCCCgctgtgtcattttgacactttttgctgACTTGACATgaaattttccttcttcttcactttttagctcTACCacttatccccccccccccctccctttGAAAATTCATGATAAAAGACTtacaaaacatgaaaaaataaaacaaattatcacattaattttaaaaatgtttataagaataaattttttaaaagtcatcacattttaattttttttttagaacaagacacaaattttttttccaaaaaagttAGAAGAATGtcctatataattttaaaaatcaataaaaaaatataaaatctaatgattttttaaaaaaaaaattggaagaagaaaaaatggttGTAGAGttgtttgaataatttattttaaaattattatttttacattcaaATATCACATCGGCTTTTAATTTGTCGCCATGCCATGTCATCCGCAAGTGTATTATACacattttgtaattttaattttagttgattaacaaaaattttaaattagcaATTATACTTTCTTTTAGATTCCAgcttaattttgaaatttttgaagatGTAAATGCATATAAAAACATCTCCTATAAGCTTTATGATTGGACGATTTTTGtaataaaagagatattttaacGATAAATTTGACTTGTTCGAAAATACTATCGTAAATAAGATATTTCTATATAAGGGAAAAGGTATTGTAATGTAGAAGGGAATCTGTTATTTTGACTACCAGAGTAGTATCTTTCATTGCTTCTCCATTTTGTAAAgtaattataatatgaatatgtttttttattaggaaaatacctaagtaccccctcaacctatatccgaaattccagagacacatttatactatactaaggtcctactaccccttgaacttattttatatataattttctacccctttttagcatacgtggcactagttcgaaaaaaaagtcaatcatcattgggtccacaagatagtgccacgtaagctaaaaaagggtaaaaaattattaataaaataagttcaggaaggtaataagaccttagtatagtataagtgtgtctctgagatttcgagcataggttgagggggtacttgggcattatcccttttttatttaataactaCATAAGCACATATTACATTTTGGCTTTATTAATTGAGAATCTCTATGACCAGGGGTGTATATTGACTTTTATCAATCTAATATCAATTATCTATTTCATAATTCATTAATATACAAGTTTAAATTTGAGGTCGTGGAGTTTTAATAAGAATTTACTTCtattattatgaattaatttatcgatgatcatttaattttaaatttattgcgtaaaaatatgttttctaatttttttttatcatatttaaacTATACTATACACAATTATTAGATATGACTTTTCTCCTATAAAGACTATTCAACTTGAgccaaattaataaataagtaaatctCATTCGTTGATATTTTATAGTACTAAAGATATGAAAATGACTCTCCATTGaccattatattttattatatatagtaCAAGGGAttgaaatatgatataaatatcACATATTCAATCATCTGTATGTTATATTTATGcaaaaatacttcaattttaGTAATACGAATCTGAATCACATCTTCAATCATATGTACTTCAAATTCatgcaaaaaaatttcagtTTTAGTTATATACATTTAaagttcaattatatatttggcttctcaatttttaataatatttttacaattttaaaagACGTATTCCGAAATTAGtgaagtaaatttataaattttcaagCATTGTGAATTCAACTAAAATGATGATCTGTAAATTGGTTTTTTGTATActcaattcaaatataatttaaattttcatacaaaGTTTGatgtattataaattaaattcaagaacaaatttAATAGTTAACGCATTACGCAACTCTTCATATATTAGGACATGTACTTGTTTAAAATTGGATTTTGAATGAGCCTTATATAGAAACATAATACGTGGAGAAGCTTCTAATTGAACTTTATGGTACAGTTTCacttatgattttattttcaatctatcttatttttaatttttgaacttCGATATATATAGCATTATCATGGTGTTTGGGATATATATCTCGTCCTTTGATGAATTTCACATGGCACTTTCCACTTCTAACTAGCAACATACATTAGGTACAACCCGAAATCTTGTAGTATTCAACTCACGTTAGTAACCACTAAAATCATACCTTAATCTTTAGCCTAAACTCATTGGTAGCCCCTAAAGTTGTCatcaattttcacttagacGTCTCAATtagattttgtttattttagacaCCTCATTTTGAGTCCCGCtttgtcattttgacactttttgctgACTTGACATATTGTGTGTGTTACACCCATTTTGAGTGCGTgaggaattttttttagatttttttgaatttttttccttcttcttcttcactttttagctcTACCACTTattcccccctcccccctcctcatgaaaattcacaataaaagaaaatgatccactaattttgaaaatatttataagaataaattttttaaaagtcatcacactaattttaaaagatttttaaaacaagacacatttttttttgtcaaaaaagtTAGAAGAACATcctatataattttcaaaatcaaataaaaaaaatttaaaatctaataattttttttaaaaaaaattgaaagaagaatCAAGAAAATGGTTGTAGAGttgtttgaataatttattttaaaattattattttacattcaaATACCACATCAACTTTTAATTTGTCGTCATGGCATGTCATCCGCAAGTGTGTTACACacattttgtaattttaattttttctgatTAACAAAAAGATGTTAAAATGACATAACAAACCCCTATTTGAGatgtttaaaatgaacaaaatctaTTTAATGTATTAAGTGATGAATTCAACCTAATCTTTAAACGTGAATACAACCAAATTCAGATCTAATTACATACGTCGAATCATTCAAATCTTATTGTAGAGGTTCGACGAAACGGCTAAATCCGACCCGTAATATCCATTTGAGAAGTCACCTAATCCAGTACGTCGTCGTTTTCCTCTCgcttaaaccctaaacccttgTAAAATCCGAAACATTTCCACTacccattttttcattttttttctcagcTCTGCGTCTTCTTCAATGGCGTCAATTGCTTTTAGAAGCTCAAATTCAAAGCGATTGCTTGCAGTTTCACCTCAATTATACTTTTCATGCTGTAGAGGATCGGTGCCAGCTCAATTCTCACTCTCCGAAACCATAAATGCAAATGAAGCTCCTGCATTTTGTAACCATCCATGGTGGAGATCCATGGCTACCTTCACTCGAACGTaagattgaaatttttatttttttagagattTTTATATCAGTGTAATGATCCGAATTACGAAAATCGGGTTCTTAAAGGCAACATGTTGTGTTAGTTGAGGtgtagttgattgattgatgaGGGTACGCGAGcactcattttaataatttgtttGTTGATCGAGGTAAgatgatatttttcttgtttagaGATTTGTTATGACAggcatttataaaaaaaacgcCTTTCTACAAAGCTGTgttgtattagattgaaatGGAATTATGTGGTGTTAGTGATTGATATCCGAGCTTTGTTTAGATTTGGATTGAGGTTTAGTTGTTGATTGATCAGTGTATCTGAGCACTCATTTGAATGATTTGCTCATTGATCCAGGTaagacattatttttattgttttgagaTTTGTAATGATAGGCATTTATAAAAACCGCTTTTTGAAGGCATAGCTATGTTGTGTTAGAAGAAAATGAAGTTCAAATAAAACAGAATGTATACAAATGGTTGATGTGCTCAACCTTGGCTAGCTTTTGAATAGAGGAGTAGTTGATTGATTAGAGTATGGGAGCATTCATTTTAGTAAGTTTCTTGTTGATTCATTCAGTTCTCACTTAATGAAAAGCTAAATGCAACTCACACTTCCTAACACACGGTGTAGATCCATGGCTACCTTCACCAGAAACTTagattgatattttaaaaaattgtttggaGATTTAACTTGTAATGATACACAATTATAATATAAGCACTTTTTGAAGGCAAAACTATGTTGTGTTAGGATAAAATGAAGTTCAAAATAGAGCAGAATGTATATAGATGATTGGTGAGCTAGCTTCGGATTGTGGTGTAGTTGATTGATTCATTAGAGTATGCAAGCACACATTTTAATAATTTGCTTGTTCTCCATCCAGTTCTCACTTAATGAAAAGCTGAAATGCAAATTAGACTCTCACACTTCCTAACACATGGTGAAGATCCGTGGCTACTTTCAGTCGAACGTACGTTTAATATTTCATACTTCTGTGCAGATTACATTTATAAAGAACGTCTTAGGAAAAATTTgttttgttagaatgaaatgaaattcgAATAGAGCCGAATATATTGTTCCTGAAATATGGAGGTTTTCGGGTTTCTCTTCACTGGTCGGATGGAAAGATAAATATCAAGGAGAAACCACGTCAAGCAAACAATTAACAAATTATGAATCACTCCTGAAGTAGCAGCGGTTATCTATATGAATCCGTGATATCTATTGTGCTCTACATTGGAACATATTTCTGTCCTCAGTCGACTATGCTAAGTTGGAAATGTTGAACTGAAAATTTCACCATCCAATTTTTGTTCTCATCTAATAACATCTTTTGGGTTCCTGCAGAAAACCTCATGTTAACGTGGGAACTATCGGCCATGTTGATCATGGAAAGACTACTCTCACAGCTGCAATTACAAAGGTAAGGTTGGTTAGTTTTGgtatttgttattttgttttcCTCCGTTGTGACCTCATTCAGTTATCTAATCAAGACGTGACACAAGAAAAACCTGTGCATTGTCTAGGTTCTAGCAGAAGAAGGAAAAGCAAAGGCTGTTGCTTTTGATGAAATCGATAAAGCCCCTgaagagaaaaagagaggaaTTACTATCGCTACGGTGGGTATGCAACACCATTTGTCTTTACTccctcttttttaattttttttaacaatggAACTGATGCTTCATAGGCCCATGTGGAGTATGAGACTGCTAAAAGACACTATGCTCATGTTGATTGCCCTGGGCACGCAGATTATGTTAAAGTAAGATGCATAACCTACCTATTTTGATGCTATCATCTCATTCATTGTACTTTATGACTTTAAGTGCCTATTACATAGGCTCTTTTGGTTCTTATTGAAGAAAGTCCTTATTACATGGGGAATACTTATTAACGGCTACCTAGGGAATGCTTAAGGTCAAGCTTATTAAAGCTTGAAAAAAATGTGTATGCAGTTAATTTAgtccccacttgtgggattacactgggtatgtttttgttgttgttatgtaTGCAGTTAATTCTGTATCACGGGGCCGTTTTCTTTTTAGGGGATTATATGGCCTATAACAATATCATTAAATGGTTCCCCAAGATTTGAGTTGTAAGGTTTGAGCAGAAAGATAACACTCAGAGATTCCAATCTGTTAATACATTGAAAGTGATCTTTTTCTCTATCTGCTGTAGAAAATTAGTATAAAAGgtataatatttagattttcttTGTTCAAATTCCTATTTTTAGAAGCACCTTTCGTTGTTGCTGACTCCCTTCCTGGGCACTAGCTGTAGAGCATAGGGTAAACCCTTCTTATATGTTCTTGCACAATCGAGGTAGTGTTACATTCTTTACTATTATAAGATAAAATGTATTAACTAATATTTTGATATTGCttttaaaataacaacaacaaacctACGTAATCCTGTTAGTGGGGTTTGGGGAGGGTAGGATGTACGCAGACTTCACTCCTACCTTTGtggggtagagaggttgttttaTGATAGACCCTTTGCTGGTAGGCTTTTCACTATAGTTTCATATTTGATAGAAAATGTTTGGTTTGATGTGATTTAACATTAGAGCACATACATGGAGCTTACTTTGTATAAACAGTTACAGTTACAGTCTAAATGTGGCATGTTATTCTTAGTTTGCAGCCAAGTTGCTCGGACTCCAAAAATGTTGCCTCACCCGTGTCGAATCCttcaaaaatacactatttttggAGGATTCAACACACCCgtcgacatttttgaagagtccgagcaacatagtttTTAGATTTCAAAGGCAATTATCTATTTGTTTCTAGGTATTGCTTTGACCAACCTTCAAAACAAATTTTTGTGATGTTTGAGTCTTTTAAGATAAAACTTATATGTTTTGGAAGTATATGAGAAGTACAAGTTGAAAGCTTTTGCTGTTCAAAACATAATGGTGTGCTTATTGCTTAATTAGTCCTTAGTCAAGAAGAGGGGCGATCTAGTAGGAGACACCCTCCATTCTTATCTATATGATCAAGAGTTCGAGTTACTAAGAGAAAAAGGAGAAAtccttttttaataaaagggaAATCCATTGTTGGATCCTGGGAAGAGGGGTTCTTGGAGATGTGGGATTTACCATATCCCCCAAAAGCAGTCATTAGTCAAAAAATGGAATCAGTCTGTTTCTTAAGAAGCTAAAAGTAACATGTTTTTGAGGTTGAGGATGTGCTCACTCAACACAATTACAATGGAGAGAGAATGAGAGATGACTCTTCGCAGTGGATGCCTGCTGTGTGAAAAGAGCGAAGATGAAATTTATCACTTAATTTTGCACTACAGCTTTGCTATGAAACCATGTTCGTTAATCTTTTCTAGCTCAGTTGGGTTATGTCAAGAACCATTAAACAACTGCTACAATGCTGGACTGGCAAGGGCACAGTGAAGTGCAAGAGGAAGATATGGGAGACAATCTCTGAGGGTGTTTGGTGGGTGATTTGGAAGGAGAGGAAGCGAAGGTGTGCTGAAAgcaaatatgataatatttacactctaaaatacaaatgtatttccTTTTGTGTTTTTTGATGTAGACGAGTGATAGTAACCAGAAGTAGAGATCCGACAAAATAGAACAAAGTAAGTAGATTTACTGAAAATAGTTTGTGCAAGTGCCTTAAAGACAACTATACAAATAAAGTTGTCCGTATGGTGTGGACAAGACTCCAGAAAATAGTACTTTTGATTCTTACTTACATCCTACCAATAACTAATCCTAATGACATATATAGAGAGAACATAAAAGGATAAGATAAAAAGGATAAGACTGACACTAAACTGCCAGATAACTGCTAGACAACTGCTGCAGCAGTTGTTTGTCCAGAATCCGACTCTGTATTCTTTTGTCGATATTTTCTTCTAAAGTACGTCTTTGAGAGGTGGGTTGGTATCAACGAGAAGATGTTAATGCAGTTTATAGGATGGCAGATTTACTCAGCTTCCATCAGTAATTGTAAAGAAACTAATTGTATGTAATTTTTGGCACAATCTGTGTGCTTCATTTATACAACCTtaccatttttaaaaaagttactACGCGTCTTTTGGAACAGTATGTGATAGTTAAAGCATGTCAGCTAGTAATGTATCTGAAGTTTGAGCTACCTCTTTAGATAAATTTGTCTGGTATTATACTTTATGCTTGTCAATGTCAAAAACTTCATTTCCAGTACAAGATAATAGTTTCTCTTTTTCCCTAATACAAACTCCCATTTTGTCCACTTCCTCATAAATTCTTTTTCCACAGAATATGATTACTGGAGCTGCCCAAATGGATGGTGGTATTCTAGTCGTATCTGCCCCTGATGGACCCATGCCACAAACAAAGGAGCATATTCTGCTTGCACGCCAGGTGGATATGTGTCAGTTTGTGGATAGACTAGTAAACTACCTGAAAGCTTTATGTTGTGATTCTAATTTTACCTGTGCCTACATTTTACAGGTAGGTGTACCATCACTTGTGTGCTTTCTGAACAAGGTTGATGCTGTTGATGATCCAGAACTCCTGGAACTTGTTGAAATGGAACTCCGAGGTAACCAGCTTTTTCGGACACGTGTGAATTTTGTTGCACTTTGAAGTCTTGGTAACTGCGATAATATCTTTTCTAAATTTCCTTCCAAGAGCTTTCCTGTTTGCAGAGCTGCTTAGTTTCTACAAATTTCCTGGGGATGACATCCCTATCGTTCGTGGTTCAGCTCTTTCTGCATTACAGAGTACAAATGAAGAAATTGGGAAAAAAGCTATTCTGAAGTTGATGGAGGCTGTAGATGAATATATCCCTGATCCAGTGCGTCAGCTTGATAAACCATTCCTAATGCCAATAGAAGATGTATTTTCAATTCAGGTATTTAGATGTTCTTTAACTTTGTGGTTTCAAGAGTTCTTTTTCTGAACTGtcttttaaaattcaacttCACTTTCACGTTCtaactttttcttatttttatgtttttaaagtCTAACAAATCCTTTGCTGCAAAACGAAGGAAAAATGTCTACTTGTATCGAAATAGCAAATCAATGCTTCTTAGTTGCTTGATTCTGTGGTATTCCTTATTAGTTTTTCCTTTTGTTGATTATTTCCTCTTTATGTTTCGTAGGGACGTGGAACTGTTGCTACTGGGCGTGTTGAACAAGGAACCATAAAAGTTGGAGAAGATGTGGAGATTTTAGGACTGATGCAGGTAACATGTaatcctttaatttttattctttatttggGGAGGCAATTGTTATTTCATAATTTGACTATTATTTCCCAGGGCCAGTTATCTGAATTATATCTTTTTGTTCTCCCTGTTTCAGTCGAAACAGTCGAGGACAACAATAACATGATTGTCATCACCTGATTAATAAGCAAGTGACTTTTGCTTTATCTTATTGGTGTTATGGGCTACTGGATAGAATTCTTGATAATCCTATCTGTTAAAAGTAAAAGCAAAGGGTTAGATGGTTACTATAATTTTCAGGTTTTGATGACTTGTTCTATTCATAAACTTTGGCTGAAGCCTGAGTTCATATATTTTTCTGATGATTAAGATGCTTGATCCAAATGACAATCTTAGCTGGCTTTGAAGTTTTAATAGCTCTGATTCCTTTGTTAAATATCTGGTACTTGATAAAAGTATGTAATTCTGCTCTTTGTAACACATGCTCCTaatatcaattttcttttataggGCACTTTAAAATCTACAGTTACTGGTGTTGAAATGTTCAAGAAGATCTTGGATCATGGACAAGTAAAAATCTAACCTAATCTTAATCACTTTTGTAATAATTTCTTACTGCATTAACTGATcattgccccccccccccccccctcaaaaTTCTTAATTAGGCTGGTGATAATGTTGGCCTTCTTCTTCGTGGCTTGAAACGAGATGACATTACGCGAGGAATGGTACGTTTGAAATTTTGCTACAACTATTGGACATCTTTTTGGCCAGTTTGTAGCTGCTGTGACTTCCTTCATAGAACTTTTTACCTGtcttcatctttatttttaaatttattgctTCCGCTACTATTGTTCTATTCATGTTGTATCCCTATTGTCTGAAATTTAATACAAGCAATTATGAATCAGGTCCTTTTAGCAATGTTAGGTGCACCCTCTATCATCAGCCTAGAAAGAGTGGTTCGATTTTCCACCTTATTTACAGGAAATAGGAGCAATCTAATTCTATTCTCTTGTGATTGTATCAAGCATGTACTGTTATTCATGATGAGATCGGAGTCTGGAATCTTAAGAAAATAGATTTCTTTTACATACATATGTTGCAAACATTTATAGGCCTTTTGTATTGTAGGTGATTGCAAAGCCTGGAAGTGTGAAAACATGCAAGAAATTTGAAGCAGAGATATATGTACTTACAAAGGATGAAGGTGGTCGTCACACTGCCTTCTTCTCAAATTATATGCCTCAATTTTACATGAGGACTGCTGACATCACTGGCAAAGTGGAGTTGCCTGAAAATGTCAAGATGGTTATGCCTGGGGATAATGTTACTGCTACTTTTGAGCTGATGTCTCCGGTTCCCCTTGATGCAGGTGAGTAAATTATTCAGGCTTTTGGTTTTATATGGAAGcaatattcttgtaaaaattTCTGATTCTTATTTTACTCCCTTGAAGATGGAcaatattatattcaaaatgtTCATTATCATTAAAGAATTACTGTTCGTTCTAGTGGCAGAAGATAAATTTTACAAATCACCTCACTTCGGGTGGCTGATGGTGGTGTCACTTTTACTAGGAATTTGCTTTTACGGATTGTCACGGTCTCACTACTGATGTGATAGTCGATCTTATtctcaaattaattatattcatgGCCGTCACACACCTTGTGCCCCATAATGCTGCTATTACATCTTGATTAACATGATACCATCTCACTGGCCTATTACTATGCAAGATAACTCAATGGGGCTGATGAATTTGATTATCGAATAACTTTGATCAGTCATGAAATTTCTTTGATGCACTTGTGATGATTAGATCAGGAAAGAGATTCTTTTGGCTAGTAaatccaaatatatatatttttttataactgtGGGCTTGTACACTTCTCAACCAATTCCACGGAGTACTTGCTACTTATTGCCAGTGTATGTACCGGGTAATTTGTCCACCTAGGCTTGGACAAGATGGAAAGAAATCACCTATTATATATGTTCTTTGCATTTGGAAAGAATGCAATAGGCTTTCACTATCATGCAGGCTGTTATCCAGTCAAGTGAATTTATATCTTAGACATGATACTCagtttatgtgtttttatttatCGTAGAACTAGAACGGATATAATTGTTTCGATGCCATTTTATGTAAAAATTTGCAGGACAAAGATTTGCTTTGCGAGAAGGTGGTAGAACAGTTGGCGCGGGCGTTGTTTCAAAAGTAATAAACTGAGGCTTCATGATTTAGGTGATTTTAGGTTCACTATGGTTCTCTCTAGGCAGGTTGATGATAGAAAAGACTTTAATTTGTTCATTGTGGAAAATACAAGACTTGATAAGTGCtgatgcaaatatttttttcatgaaagtGTCAAAAGAAATCCAAgtcttgttcattttttatgGTATTACTAATAATATATGTTCTTTGCATTTATTTGAAACTCCACTCTAATTTCTTGAAGGAGTTTATTTGCTTGTGTTATTGAAGGTGTTGTTATATATGATGAGATGAATTAgtgttgatgattttaatacTTCTTTCATTCTTGATAGTATCATCTTCAACCTTATCATTTGTGTACGTGCACTTCGATTAATTTATCAGTGATgtatattgataatataaagGATCTTTACGTTATCATATCAAACATGCTAATAGTGTATTATACACAAATAATACACAACTTAGGATTCTTTTTCAATATGGTAAATTAAATCGTTAAACTCATTATAGGCTGATATTTATAGTTAATTTTTGGGATAATgctcaagtaccccctcaacctatgcccgaaatctcagagacacacttatactatactaaggtcctattacctccctgaacttattttattaataattttttatccctttttagcttacgtggcactatcttgtgggctcaacgatggttgactttttttttccgaactagtgccacataggctgaaaagggatagaaaattacatataaaataagttcaggagggtaataggaccttactatagtataagtgtgtctttgggaTTTCGGACATAGTTTGAGGACATAGTTTGAGGGGGTACTTGactattttcccttaattttttgaaaaata
Proteins encoded in this region:
- the LOC101255201 gene encoding elongation factor Tu, mitochondrial; translation: MASIAFRSSNSKRLLAVSPQLYFSCCRGSVPAQFSLSETINANEAPAFCNHPWWRSMATFTRTKPHVNVGTIGHVDHGKTTLTAAITKVLAEEGKAKAVAFDEIDKAPEEKKRGITIATAHVEYETAKRHYAHVDCPGHADYVKNMITGAAQMDGGILVVSAPDGPMPQTKEHILLARQVGVPSLVCFLNKVDAVDDPELLELVEMELRELLSFYKFPGDDIPIVRGSALSALQSTNEEIGKKAILKLMEAVDEYIPDPVRQLDKPFLMPIEDVFSIQGRGTVATGRVEQGTIKVGEDVEILGLMQGTLKSTVTGVEMFKKILDHGQAGDNVGLLLRGLKRDDITRGMVIAKPGSVKTCKKFEAEIYVLTKDEGGRHTAFFSNYMPQFYMRTADITGKVELPENVKMVMPGDNVTATFELMSPVPLDAGQRFALREGGRTVGAGVVSKVIN